The Fimbriimonas ginsengisoli Gsoil 348 genome window below encodes:
- a CDS encoding sugar transferase, translating into MRDQFVPAEPLSESLAYRGVKRLADVTVALTAVAVFSPIFLIVSILIFLEDKGPILYRQPRIGRFGVPFWFYKFRSMRLDADRLREELLKSSDTEGAAFKMKNDPRVTRIGRTIRKFSIDEMPQLFSVLAGHMSIVGPRPHLKSEVATYAPEEHERLFVKPGLLCLREIRGRSHLSFEQWILFDLEYVQNRSLWLDAKIFLLAIPAVIKGEGAY; encoded by the coding sequence ATGCGGGATCAATTCGTTCCTGCCGAGCCGCTCTCGGAGAGCCTCGCTTACCGGGGCGTGAAGCGTTTGGCCGACGTGACCGTAGCCCTGACCGCGGTGGCGGTATTTTCACCGATCTTCCTCATCGTCTCGATCCTGATTTTTCTGGAGGACAAGGGTCCGATTCTTTATCGGCAGCCCAGAATCGGCCGTTTCGGAGTCCCGTTCTGGTTTTACAAATTCCGCAGTATGCGGCTGGACGCGGACCGGCTTCGGGAGGAGCTCCTGAAGAGCAGCGATACCGAGGGGGCCGCGTTTAAGATGAAAAACGATCCTCGGGTGACGAGGATAGGACGGACGATTAGGAAGTTTTCGATCGACGAAATGCCGCAGCTATTCTCGGTGCTGGCAGGCCATATGTCGATCGTGGGTCCGAGGCCGCATCTGAAGTCGGAAGTTGCGACTTACGCACCGGAAGAGCACGAGCGCCTGTTCGTGAAACCCGGATTGCTTTGCCTGCGAGAAATAAGGGGGCGGTCCCACCTTTCCTTCGAGCAATGGATACTTTTCGATCTGGAATATGTGCAAAACCGGTCGCTATGGCTGGACGCGAAAATATTCCTCCTTGCAATACCCGCCGTCATCAAAGGTGAAGGCGCTTATTAG
- a CDS encoding glycosyltransferase family 4 protein, whose translation MRVCILNEFFYPDVMGGTPKVLSDLASKLRFSHGLDISVITSRNSYRDPSVKFSSYENWEGIKIFRVEAPHWTSKSTPQRLAGNLLFTHRAKRRMLRDVKCDVVLVSSAPVTLPMAALAYLRRRKIPYVYVVYDMDPDRAVALGIADPHGLPVRALSWQQRKWLHGAHTVVAIGRCMRDHLMERYEVPPDRIEVIEVGADAYTVRPLPRNTKFRRENEIDGFIVLYSGNFGKYHDFDTVLDAAKAVWSKKPSVTFVLVGRGAKKEHLQTRIATERIHNVKMFDFVPEEDYADLIASADVCLVTLEAGMEGLCVPSKFYSILAGGRPTLALMRAKSEVAYAVDGEDIGIVVELGDSGQLAKTVLQLTTKSEELRVQGDRARYLFEARYTSDIIAQKFEATLSKAAAKNSRSL comes from the coding sequence ATGCGAGTTTGTATTCTCAATGAGTTCTTCTATCCCGACGTTATGGGCGGGACCCCAAAGGTGCTTTCCGACCTTGCGTCGAAGCTGCGATTCTCCCATGGCTTAGACATTAGCGTTATAACCAGCCGGAATTCTTATCGCGACCCCAGCGTGAAGTTTTCGTCCTATGAAAATTGGGAAGGGATAAAGATTTTCAGGGTCGAGGCACCCCACTGGACTTCGAAGAGCACCCCGCAACGCCTCGCCGGAAACCTACTTTTCACGCACAGGGCCAAGCGGCGCATGTTGCGGGATGTGAAATGCGACGTGGTGTTGGTGTCTTCGGCGCCGGTAACGTTGCCGATGGCGGCGCTGGCGTACCTGCGCCGGCGAAAAATTCCGTATGTGTATGTCGTTTACGACATGGATCCCGATCGCGCGGTCGCTCTCGGGATCGCCGATCCGCATGGATTGCCCGTGCGAGCGCTCTCTTGGCAGCAACGAAAATGGCTCCACGGAGCGCATACGGTTGTGGCGATTGGGCGATGTATGCGCGACCACCTGATGGAACGGTATGAAGTTCCGCCCGATCGGATCGAGGTGATCGAGGTCGGAGCCGACGCCTATACGGTGCGGCCCCTTCCGCGGAATACAAAATTTCGGCGCGAAAACGAAATCGACGGTTTCATCGTGCTGTACTCCGGAAACTTCGGCAAGTACCACGACTTCGACACGGTTTTGGACGCGGCCAAGGCGGTTTGGTCGAAAAAGCCGTCGGTAACTTTCGTGCTGGTGGGGCGTGGCGCCAAGAAGGAGCACCTTCAGACGCGAATCGCGACCGAGCGAATCCACAACGTCAAGATGTTCGACTTCGTTCCGGAGGAGGATTACGCCGACCTGATTGCCTCGGCCGACGTTTGCCTCGTCACCTTGGAGGCCGGAATGGAAGGTCTGTGCGTTCCGAGCAAGTTCTATTCGATCCTTGCCGGCGGCCGGCCTACCCTGGCACTAATGCGGGCAAAGTCGGAAGTCGCGTATGCGGTGGACGGGGAGGATATCGGAATCGTGGTGGAATTGGGCGACTCGGGCCAGTTGGCAAAGACGGTATTGCAACTCACGACTAAATCCGAGGAGCTGAGAGTTCAGGGGGACCGGGCAAGATATTTGTTCGAGGCCCGGTATACGAGCGATATCATTGCGCAAAAGTTCGAGGCAACGCTTTCCAAAGCTGCCGCTAAGAACTCTCGATCTCTTTAG
- a CDS encoding glycosyltransferase: protein MRILQVVSSIDPATGGPSEVIRQQARAFIELGHSMEVATCDAPGLPFIDEFPCKVHPLGPGSTAFAYAPDLHPWLLKNAAGFDAVIMNGLWQYTGFATWRAMRKLGRPYVVFTHGMLDPWFKHTFPLKHLKKSLYWPWGEYRVLRDAKSVLFTCEDERVLARQSFKLYKANERVATLGITNPSGIPEQQRAVFFTAFPQLEGKRILLYLSRIHPKKGCDLLITAFAEVCATDKDLALVVAGPDQVGWMGELQRLSESLGIAERVHWPGMLTGDLKWGAYHASEAFILPSHQENFGIVVAEALACGRPVLLSRKVNIWREIAEDKAGFVAEDTLEGTRELLVSWLDTAVSEKLAMSDRAKQCFESRFEIKKSARGLLEILEEMR from the coding sequence TTGAGAATTCTCCAAGTCGTTTCGAGCATCGATCCGGCTACCGGCGGACCCAGTGAAGTGATTCGGCAACAGGCTCGTGCATTTATCGAGTTGGGGCATTCGATGGAAGTCGCCACTTGCGACGCCCCCGGCCTGCCCTTTATCGACGAATTTCCTTGCAAGGTGCACCCACTCGGCCCGGGTTCAACCGCCTTTGCCTACGCGCCCGACCTTCATCCTTGGTTGCTGAAGAACGCCGCCGGCTTCGATGCGGTAATTATGAACGGTCTTTGGCAGTACACCGGATTTGCAACCTGGCGCGCAATGCGGAAACTTGGCCGCCCCTACGTGGTCTTTACCCACGGCATGCTGGACCCTTGGTTTAAGCACACCTTCCCTCTCAAGCATCTCAAGAAAAGTCTCTACTGGCCGTGGGGCGAGTATCGAGTTTTGAGGGACGCAAAATCGGTTCTGTTTACATGCGAGGATGAGAGGGTGCTTGCTCGACAATCTTTCAAACTCTACAAAGCCAACGAGCGAGTTGCGACGCTCGGAATTACCAACCCGAGCGGAATACCGGAGCAGCAGCGTGCAGTCTTCTTCACTGCTTTTCCTCAATTGGAGGGGAAGCGGATTCTGCTGTACTTAAGCCGGATACACCCGAAGAAAGGGTGTGACCTTCTGATCACCGCCTTCGCGGAGGTATGTGCCACCGATAAAGACCTTGCCCTGGTCGTGGCTGGTCCCGATCAAGTGGGGTGGATGGGAGAGTTACAACGACTCTCGGAATCGTTAGGTATCGCGGAACGTGTTCACTGGCCGGGCATGTTGACCGGTGATCTCAAGTGGGGCGCGTACCACGCTTCCGAAGCGTTTATCTTGCCGTCGCATCAGGAGAATTTTGGGATCGTCGTCGCCGAGGCGTTGGCATGTGGCAGGCCCGTGCTCCTTTCAAGAAAAGTGAACATCTGGCGGGAAATCGCGGAAGACAAAGCCGGGTTCGTTGCCGAGGACACTTTGGAAGGTACTCGCGAACTTCTCGTAAGTTGGCTCGACACTGCAGTATCCGAAAAACTTGCCATGTCGGATCGGGCAAAACAATGTTTCGAGTCACGCTTCGAGATCAAAAAGTCGGCGCGAGGATTGCTCGAAATTTTGGAGGAGATGCGGTGA
- a CDS encoding DapH/DapD/GlmU-related protein, whose translation MFRVTLRDQKVGARIARNFGGDAVSEILVNVDTHRGPSFSLSNRLRRVLWGVAWVALFRWTPRPAHRWRAFVLRLFGAEVGRGSHVYPSVKIWAPWNVRIGEESGIGDGVNLYSMAPITVGDRVTISQGAHLCCGTHDISDWGAPLLAFPISIGNHAWIFAEAFLAPGVEIGEGAVVGARSVVTKSMPAWMVCVGNPCRPIKPRIMKERR comes from the coding sequence ATGTTTCGAGTCACGCTTCGAGATCAAAAAGTCGGCGCGAGGATTGCTCGAAATTTTGGAGGAGATGCGGTGAGCGAGATCCTGGTTAATGTCGACACGCATCGAGGTCCCAGTTTTTCTTTGAGCAACCGATTGCGACGAGTCCTCTGGGGAGTGGCATGGGTCGCATTGTTTCGATGGACTCCGCGCCCCGCTCATCGATGGCGGGCATTCGTGTTAAGACTTTTCGGAGCTGAAGTAGGCCGCGGCAGCCATGTCTATCCAAGCGTTAAAATCTGGGCTCCGTGGAATGTCCGAATTGGTGAAGAGTCGGGTATCGGCGATGGTGTGAATCTTTATTCTATGGCTCCGATCACGGTCGGAGACCGCGTGACCATCTCCCAGGGAGCTCACCTTTGCTGTGGGACGCACGATATTTCTGATTGGGGCGCTCCTCTTCTTGCGTTTCCGATTTCAATCGGAAACCATGCCTGGATTTTTGCCGAAGCATTCCTCGCTCCGGGAGTCGAGATTGGGGAAGGCGCCGTGGTCGGCGCCCGGTCCGTCGTCACGAAAAGCATGCCTGCCTGGATGGTTTGCGTAGGAAATCCCTGCCGGCCGATAAAGCCTCGGATCATGAAAGAGCGCCGATGA
- a CDS encoding glycosyltransferase family 2 protein, translating to MISVLILTKNEESDLPTCIASLKWSDDIHVFDSMSTDRTVELANELGAKVTQRAFDGYARQRNAGLHQINYKHPWVLILDADEIVPEALRIEMETFVSSAPEGVVACRIRRRDFFMGRWLKHAQMSPFFVRLVMPNRVRYEREVNEVLIADGEIVDLKNPFDHFPFSKGITHWVDKHNRYSSMEAQELVRQRAAHKPSLKSALFERDFNNRRVAQKAIFYRMPLRPLVKWLFLVIAKRAFLDGKPGMTYARLMMIYEYLIDLKAKEIESS from the coding sequence ATGATTTCAGTTTTAATTCTCACGAAGAATGAAGAATCGGATTTGCCGACGTGCATAGCGAGTCTCAAATGGTCTGACGATATACATGTCTTCGATTCAATGTCGACGGATCGGACCGTAGAACTGGCTAATGAGCTGGGCGCTAAAGTTACGCAACGTGCGTTTGATGGATACGCCCGCCAGCGGAACGCCGGACTTCACCAGATTAATTACAAACATCCTTGGGTCCTGATTTTAGATGCCGACGAGATCGTTCCCGAGGCCTTGCGGATCGAAATGGAAACGTTCGTTTCATCGGCCCCCGAAGGAGTCGTCGCCTGCCGCATTCGGCGACGCGACTTTTTCATGGGGCGTTGGTTGAAGCATGCTCAAATGTCTCCGTTCTTCGTCCGGCTTGTAATGCCAAATCGGGTTCGCTACGAACGGGAGGTAAACGAGGTTCTGATTGCGGACGGCGAGATCGTCGACCTAAAGAATCCGTTCGACCACTTCCCTTTCAGCAAAGGAATCACGCACTGGGTCGATAAGCATAATCGATACAGCTCGATGGAAGCCCAAGAGCTCGTTCGGCAAAGGGCCGCCCACAAGCCAAGCCTCAAAAGCGCGCTGTTCGAGCGCGATTTTAATAATCGGCGCGTCGCGCAGAAAGCGATTTTTTACCGAATGCCTTTGCGCCCGCTCGTCAAATGGCTCTTTCTCGTGATCGCGAAACGAGCCTTCTTGGATGGCAAGCCGGGAATGACCTACGCCCGGCTTATGATGATCTACGAATATCTGATCGATCTTAAAGCTAAAGAGATCGAGAGTTCTTAG
- the gmd gene encoding GDP-mannose 4,6-dehydratase has product MKRALVTGITGQDGSYLTELLVKKGYEVHGIIRRASTFNTDRIDHLYEDPHTPSPHVKLHYGDLADGSGLRRVIEVVQPDEVYNLGAQSHVAVSFQQPEYTVDVDALGTLRLLEAIRDFGARTGKFARFYQAGTSEMFGATPPPQSEATPFYPRSPYAAAKVYAYWQTINYREAYQMFASNGILFNHESERRGETFVTRKITRAATRIKVGLQRKLYLGNLDAKRDWGHAEDYVEAMWRILQVDEPDDFVVATGESYSVKAFVERVFAQLDLDWEEFVLIDPRYFRPTEVEHLHGDPTKAKRVLGWEPKVSFARLVERMVKHDLELARQEKTLVEAGHLVTARGMANV; this is encoded by the coding sequence ATGAAACGAGCATTAGTTACCGGCATCACTGGTCAGGACGGCTCTTATTTGACCGAGTTGTTGGTCAAAAAGGGATACGAGGTGCATGGCATTATTCGCCGAGCATCCACGTTCAATACCGACCGCATCGATCACCTTTACGAAGACCCACACACGCCTAGTCCTCACGTAAAGCTTCATTACGGCGACCTCGCCGACGGATCCGGACTGCGGAGAGTCATCGAGGTAGTCCAGCCCGACGAGGTATACAATCTTGGCGCTCAGTCGCATGTCGCGGTTTCCTTCCAGCAGCCGGAATACACGGTCGACGTCGATGCGCTCGGCACCCTGAGACTGCTGGAAGCGATCCGAGACTTTGGCGCCCGCACCGGCAAGTTCGCCCGCTTTTACCAAGCCGGTACTTCCGAAATGTTCGGGGCCACCCCACCTCCGCAATCGGAAGCGACCCCGTTCTATCCTCGCTCCCCGTACGCCGCGGCAAAGGTATACGCTTACTGGCAAACTATCAACTACCGAGAGGCCTATCAGATGTTCGCCTCGAACGGAATCCTGTTCAACCACGAGTCCGAACGTCGAGGGGAAACGTTCGTGACCCGAAAGATCACCCGCGCTGCCACCCGGATCAAGGTTGGGCTTCAAAGAAAGCTGTACCTGGGCAATCTCGACGCAAAGCGAGACTGGGGCCACGCGGAAGACTATGTGGAGGCGATGTGGCGCATCCTACAGGTCGACGAGCCGGACGACTTCGTCGTTGCCACCGGTGAGTCGTACTCCGTCAAGGCATTCGTCGAGCGGGTGTTTGCCCAGCTCGATCTCGATTGGGAGGAGTTTGTCCTGATCGATCCGCGCTACTTCCGGCCGACCGAGGTCGAGCACCTCCACGGCGACCCCACAAAGGCGAAGCGAGTTCTCGGTTGGGAGCCCAAGGTGAGTTTTGCGCGATTGGTCGAGCGGATGGTAAAGCACGACCTCGAGCTGGCGCGACAGGAAAAGACCCTGGTCGAAGCCGGACACCTTGTCACCGCCCGTGGCATGGCGAACGTTTAG